A region from the Microcella frigidaquae genome encodes:
- a CDS encoding HAD hydrolase-like protein, with translation MTSLPYTAILLDLDGTITDSAPGITDTLAYTFAALGRQVPDADELLRYVGPPILDSFRDRAGMTLDERMRALEIYRERYLDRGAYDAVLYPGMGELVRDIAEAGIPLSLATSKPELPATLMLEHFTIAQHFTIITGASADETRSAKADVVAEALVRLRAMDADLSRPVMVGDRVHDVEGAAAHGIPTIAVRWGYGDDAEHAHAVAVADDVAALRGLLGL, from the coding sequence ATGACATCCCTCCCCTACACCGCGATCCTGCTCGACCTCGACGGCACGATCACCGACTCGGCGCCCGGCATCACCGACACGCTGGCCTACACGTTCGCGGCTCTGGGGCGGCAGGTGCCCGATGCCGACGAGCTGCTGCGCTACGTCGGCCCGCCGATTCTCGACTCGTTCCGCGACCGCGCCGGCATGACCCTCGACGAGCGGATGCGGGCGCTCGAGATCTACCGCGAGCGGTACCTCGACCGCGGCGCCTACGACGCCGTGCTCTACCCCGGCATGGGCGAGCTCGTGCGCGATATCGCCGAGGCGGGCATCCCCCTCAGCCTCGCGACCTCCAAGCCCGAGCTGCCGGCGACGCTCATGCTCGAGCACTTCACGATCGCCCAGCACTTCACGATCATCACCGGCGCGTCGGCCGACGAGACCCGCAGCGCGAAGGCCGACGTGGTCGCCGAGGCCCTGGTGCGCCTGCGCGCGATGGATGCCGATCTCTCGCGCCCCGTCATGGTCGGCGACCGCGTGCACGACGTCGAGGGGGCTGCCGCCCACGGCATTCCGACCATCGCGGTGCGCTGGGGCTACGGCGATGACGCCGAGCACGCGCACGCGGTGGCGGTCGCCGACGATGTCGCCGCGCTGCGGGGGCTGCTCGGCCTGTAG
- a CDS encoding aldehyde dehydrogenase family protein, with product MATIAELEPTLRTLRAGAEHWVRMTMPERRALLRAIRAAALEAAPAWVEAACAVKRIDPHSPAAGEEWSSGPYALISATSAIEKTLGLLEKGRSPLDEVELGTAPGGRTTLKVFPYLTKDLVLPGYEARLWLRPGVSLDQARRGIARALRDPNRPARVTLVLGAGNITGIPALDVLTALYGEASAVIVKLNPVNSAIGDALRAAFAPLIELGVVHITEGDHELGAALIAHDAVDAVHITGSKHSHDAIVWGTDAEAAKRKKAGTPLLTKPITSELGGVGPSIVVPEDGWTSENVDEIARAIATERLHNSGFNCVATQIVVIPAAWQRADEFVEALKRRLAEAPERPAYYPGASSRQLATVTVHPEASVLGGDPEAPRTLVDHLDPEKADEHLFTVEAFGPVLGVVRLPGSREPQAFLDAAVRFANDRLVGHLGAGIHIHPRTREALGEHFDRAVAELHYGTIGINAWTGTVFGMPGGSWGAYPGNTLAEVGSGIGVVHNALLLDPEHVERTVGSGVWKPSPTPLWFVDNRTAHVTARRLTRFAGIDSWVIAAPIGAAAIDSYRKG from the coding sequence ATGGCCACGATCGCCGAGCTCGAGCCCACCCTCCGCACCCTGCGCGCGGGGGCGGAGCACTGGGTGCGCATGACGATGCCCGAGCGGCGCGCGCTGCTGCGCGCCATCCGCGCCGCCGCTCTCGAGGCGGCCCCCGCCTGGGTCGAGGCGGCGTGCGCGGTGAAGCGCATCGACCCGCACAGTCCCGCCGCGGGCGAGGAGTGGTCGAGCGGCCCGTACGCGCTCATCAGCGCGACGAGTGCGATCGAGAAGACCCTCGGCCTGCTCGAGAAGGGCCGCTCGCCGCTCGACGAGGTCGAGCTCGGCACGGCTCCGGGGGGTCGAACGACGCTCAAGGTCTTTCCGTATCTCACGAAAGACCTCGTGCTGCCTGGCTACGAGGCGCGGCTGTGGCTGCGGCCGGGCGTCTCGCTCGACCAGGCGCGCCGCGGCATCGCGCGCGCGCTGCGCGACCCGAACCGCCCGGCCCGCGTCACTCTCGTGCTCGGTGCGGGCAACATCACGGGCATTCCCGCCCTCGACGTGCTGACCGCGCTCTACGGCGAGGCCTCGGCCGTGATCGTCAAGCTCAACCCCGTCAACAGCGCCATCGGCGATGCCCTGCGCGCCGCGTTCGCGCCTCTCATCGAGCTGGGCGTCGTGCACATCACCGAGGGCGACCACGAGCTGGGCGCCGCCCTCATCGCGCATGACGCGGTGGATGCGGTGCACATCACCGGCAGCAAGCACAGCCATGACGCCATCGTCTGGGGCACCGACGCCGAGGCCGCGAAGCGCAAGAAGGCCGGCACGCCCCTGCTGACGAAGCCGATCACGAGCGAGCTCGGCGGCGTCGGCCCGTCGATCGTGGTGCCGGAGGACGGCTGGACGAGCGAGAACGTCGACGAGATCGCACGCGCGATCGCCACCGAGCGCCTGCACAACAGCGGCTTCAACTGCGTCGCGACGCAGATCGTCGTCATCCCGGCCGCGTGGCAGCGCGCCGACGAGTTCGTCGAGGCGCTCAAGCGGCGGCTCGCCGAGGCGCCCGAGCGGCCGGCCTACTACCCGGGAGCATCCAGCCGCCAGCTCGCGACCGTCACCGTGCACCCCGAGGCGAGCGTGCTCGGCGGCGACCCCGAGGCTCCGCGCACCCTCGTCGACCACCTCGACCCCGAGAAGGCCGACGAGCACCTGTTCACGGTCGAGGCGTTCGGCCCGGTGCTCGGCGTCGTGCGGCTGCCCGGCTCGCGTGAACCGCAGGCGTTCCTCGACGCCGCCGTGCGCTTCGCCAACGATCGCCTGGTCGGGCACCTGGGCGCGGGCATCCACATCCACCCCCGCACGCGCGAGGCGCTGGGCGAGCACTTCGATCGCGCCGTCGCCGAGCTGCACTACGGCACGATCGGCATCAACGCCTGGACGGGCACGGTGTTCGGCATGCCCGGCGGCAGCTGGGGCGCCTACCCGGGCAACACGCTCGCCGAGGTCGGCAGCGGCATCGGCGTGGTGCACAACGCGCTGCTGCTCGACCCCGAGCATGTCGAGCGCACGGTCGGCTCGGGCGTGTGGAAGCCCTCGCCCACCCCGCTGTGGTTCGTCGACAACCGCACGGCGCACGTCACCGCGCGGCGCCTCACGCGGTTCGCGGGCATCGACTCGTGGGTCATCGCCGCCCCCATCGGCGCCGCCGCCATCGACAGCTATCGAAAGGGATGA
- a CDS encoding FAD-dependent oxidoreductase, producing MPATAAVTGDRHYDVVVIGSGFGGSVAALRLVEKGYSVAVLEAGRRFADDEFARTSWNLRTFFWAPALGLFGIQRIHLLSDVMILAGAGVGGGSLVYANTLYRPASDAFFRDRQWGHITEWKAELDAYYDQASRMLGVTLNPSITPADEIMQKVAADMGVPDSFHLTPVGVHFGEGAGVESPDPYFGGMGPARRGCLECGECMTGCRHNAKNTLVKNYLHLAERAGAEVHALTTVTRLEPRGSADGSGGYAVTTRTTGKGRRTETVWTADQVVVAAGAWGTQQLLHRMKAEGHLPGLSDRLGELTRTNSESLGGASTALRHARGVDFTRGVAITSSIHPDEHTHVEPCRYGHGSNALALLATLAVPGGGRTPRWLLWLGQLLRHPARVASMVFGLGSWSRRTIVGLVMQNRDNSLTVRAHRTVFGRIRLRSSQGHGEPNPTFIPRANEAYASMAEHMNGFAQSGISEVFDIPMTAHFLGGCPIGDSIETGVVDPYHRVYGHEGLHVVDGAAISANLGVNPSLTITAQAERAFALWPNRGDADARPALGAAYTPVAPVPPRSPVVPAGAPGELRLPVSLGMPRVRRA from the coding sequence ATGCCGGCCACTGCCGCGGTCACCGGTGACCGCCACTACGACGTCGTGGTCATCGGCTCGGGCTTCGGCGGTTCGGTGGCCGCCCTGCGCCTCGTCGAGAAGGGCTACTCGGTCGCGGTGCTCGAGGCGGGTCGCCGCTTCGCGGACGACGAGTTCGCCCGCACCTCGTGGAACCTGCGCACGTTCTTCTGGGCTCCCGCTCTCGGGCTGTTCGGCATCCAGCGCATCCACCTGCTGAGCGATGTCATGATCCTCGCCGGCGCGGGCGTCGGCGGGGGCTCGCTCGTCTACGCCAACACGCTGTACCGGCCGGCGAGCGACGCGTTCTTCCGCGACCGCCAGTGGGGGCACATCACCGAATGGAAGGCCGAGCTCGACGCCTACTACGACCAGGCCTCGCGCATGCTCGGTGTCACGCTCAACCCCTCGATCACGCCGGCCGACGAGATCATGCAGAAGGTCGCCGCCGACATGGGCGTGCCCGACTCGTTCCATCTGACGCCCGTCGGCGTGCACTTCGGCGAGGGCGCGGGTGTCGAGAGCCCCGACCCGTACTTCGGGGGCATGGGCCCGGCGCGGCGCGGCTGCCTCGAGTGCGGCGAGTGCATGACGGGCTGCCGCCACAACGCGAAGAACACGCTCGTCAAGAACTACCTGCACCTCGCCGAGCGCGCGGGTGCCGAGGTGCACGCGCTCACGACCGTGACGCGCCTCGAACCGCGCGGCAGCGCCGACGGCAGCGGCGGGTACGCGGTGACCACCCGCACCACGGGCAAGGGCCGGCGCACCGAGACGGTCTGGACGGCCGACCAGGTGGTGGTGGCCGCGGGCGCCTGGGGCACCCAGCAGCTGCTGCACCGCATGAAGGCGGAGGGGCACCTTCCCGGGCTCTCCGACCGGCTGGGCGAGCTGACCCGCACGAACTCCGAGTCGTTGGGCGGAGCATCCACCGCCCTGCGTCACGCGCGCGGGGTCGACTTCACGCGCGGCGTGGCCATCACCTCGTCGATCCATCCTGATGAGCACACCCACGTCGAGCCCTGCCGCTACGGCCACGGCTCGAACGCGCTCGCGCTGCTCGCGACGCTCGCCGTGCCGGGCGGCGGCCGCACGCCGCGGTGGCTGCTCTGGCTCGGCCAGCTGCTGCGCCACCCCGCGCGCGTGGCCTCCATGGTGTTCGGCCTCGGCAGCTGGAGCCGCCGCACGATCGTCGGCCTCGTCATGCAGAACCGCGACAACTCGCTCACCGTGCGAGCACACCGCACGGTCTTCGGGCGCATCCGGCTGCGCTCGAGCCAGGGCCACGGCGAGCCGAACCCCACGTTCATCCCGCGGGCCAACGAGGCATACGCGAGCATGGCCGAGCACATGAACGGCTTCGCGCAGTCGGGCATCAGCGAGGTGTTCGACATCCCGATGACCGCGCACTTCCTCGGCGGCTGCCCAATCGGCGATTCGATCGAGACCGGGGTCGTCGACCCCTACCACCGCGTGTACGGGCACGAGGGGCTGCACGTGGTCGACGGTGCGGCGATCTCGGCGAACCTCGGCGTCAACCCCTCGCTGACGATCACCGCGCAGGCGGAGCGCGCCTTCGCGCTCTGGCCGAATCGCGGCGATGCGGATGCCCGCCCTGCGCTCGGCGCCGCCTACACCCCGGTCGCCCCCGTGCCGCCGCGGTCGCCCGTCGTGCCGGCCGGCGCTCCCGGCGAGCTGCGCCTGCCGGTGTCGCTGGGGATGCCGCGAGTGCGACGCGCCTGA
- a CDS encoding heavy metal translocating P-type ATPase yields the protein MSTTAPAPDLQLELTGMTCASCANRIERSLNKVAGIQATVNYATEKATVRAVEGGPLDGAPLDVDALIAAVEKAGYGAALVAPPRPAPLGTDGAVTDAAPQPADELAPLRQRLVTSAALTLPVLVLSMVPALQFTNWQWLALTLASPVAVWGAWPFHRAALRGARHLTTTMDTLISVGVTAAYVWSLYALFFGEAGMPGMTMTLQLLGRPEEGAHEIYLEVAAAVTVFILLGRYLEARAKRSSREALDALLTLAAKDAAVLRDGVEVRVPVSALQPNDRFVVRPGETIATDGVVVEGASSVDASLLTGESVPVDVELDSRVVGGTINVSGRIVVEASRVGADTELARMARLVEEAQTGKAEVQRLADRVSGVFVPIVFVLSLLTLVGWLLLDGSIELAFTAAVATLIIACPCALGLATPTALLVGTGRGSQLGILIRGPQVLESTRRIDTIVLDKTGTVTTGQLAVTAVKTVGQVDGARMLALAAAAEDGSEHPLARAIVDHARATGLDALPAAEEFRAHAGAGVTAVVEGHALAIGRASWLRDEWAIDVAATPAAELVERFEGEGGTAVVVAIDGAVAGVVVLADTLKPSSAEAIARFRALGLDPVLLTGDNEGAAASVAAQLGIDEVYAAVTPAGKLEVIRELQAAGHVVAMVGDGVNDAAALAAADLGIAMGGGTDAAMAASDLTVVSGDLLVVADAIRLARRTLRTIIGNLFWAFGYNVAAIPVAMLGLLNPLLAGLAMAFSSVFVVTNSLRLRGFRPAPR from the coding sequence ATGTCCACCACCGCTCCCGCGCCCGACCTGCAGCTCGAGCTCACGGGCATGACCTGCGCCTCGTGCGCGAACCGCATCGAGCGCAGCCTCAACAAGGTCGCGGGCATCCAGGCGACCGTCAACTACGCGACCGAGAAGGCGACCGTGCGCGCGGTCGAGGGCGGCCCGCTCGACGGCGCACCCCTCGATGTCGATGCCCTCATCGCCGCGGTCGAGAAGGCGGGGTACGGCGCGGCCCTCGTGGCTCCTCCCCGCCCGGCGCCGCTGGGCACCGACGGCGCGGTGACGGATGCGGCGCCGCAGCCCGCCGACGAGCTGGCTCCGCTGCGCCAGCGCCTGGTCACCTCGGCGGCACTCACCCTGCCCGTGCTCGTGCTGTCGATGGTGCCCGCGCTGCAGTTCACCAACTGGCAGTGGCTCGCCCTCACCCTCGCATCGCCCGTCGCCGTCTGGGGGGCATGGCCCTTCCACCGCGCGGCCCTGCGCGGCGCGCGTCACCTCACCACGACGATGGACACCCTGATCTCGGTGGGAGTCACCGCCGCGTACGTGTGGAGCCTGTACGCCCTCTTCTTCGGCGAGGCCGGCATGCCCGGAATGACCATGACGCTCCAGCTGCTCGGCCGGCCGGAGGAGGGCGCCCACGAGATCTACCTCGAGGTCGCCGCCGCCGTCACCGTGTTCATCCTGCTCGGGCGATACCTCGAAGCCCGGGCCAAACGCTCCTCGCGCGAGGCGCTCGACGCCCTTCTGACTCTCGCCGCGAAGGACGCGGCCGTGCTCCGCGACGGCGTCGAGGTGCGCGTGCCCGTCTCGGCGCTGCAGCCCAACGACCGCTTCGTCGTCCGGCCTGGCGAGACCATCGCGACCGACGGCGTCGTCGTGGAGGGCGCCTCGAGCGTCGACGCCTCGCTGCTGACCGGTGAGAGCGTGCCCGTCGACGTCGAACTCGACAGCCGGGTCGTCGGCGGCACCATCAACGTCTCCGGCCGCATCGTCGTCGAGGCATCGCGCGTCGGCGCCGACACCGAGCTCGCCCGTATGGCCCGGCTCGTCGAGGAGGCCCAGACCGGCAAGGCCGAGGTGCAGCGCCTCGCCGATCGGGTGTCGGGAGTCTTCGTGCCGATCGTCTTCGTGCTGTCGCTGCTGACGCTCGTCGGCTGGCTGCTGCTCGATGGCTCGATCGAGCTCGCGTTCACCGCGGCCGTCGCGACGCTCATCATCGCGTGCCCGTGCGCGCTCGGGCTCGCGACCCCGACCGCGCTGCTCGTCGGCACGGGGCGCGGCTCGCAGCTGGGCATCCTCATCCGCGGTCCGCAGGTGCTCGAGAGCACGCGCCGCATCGACACCATCGTGCTCGACAAGACCGGCACGGTCACGACCGGGCAGCTGGCCGTGACCGCCGTCAAGACGGTCGGACAGGTCGATGGCGCGCGGATGCTGGCTCTGGCCGCGGCCGCGGAGGACGGGTCGGAGCATCCGCTCGCCCGGGCGATCGTCGACCACGCCCGCGCGACCGGCCTCGATGCCCTTCCTGCGGCCGAGGAGTTCCGCGCCCACGCGGGCGCCGGCGTCACCGCGGTCGTCGAGGGTCACGCGCTGGCGATCGGCCGCGCCAGCTGGCTGCGCGACGAGTGGGCGATCGACGTGGCCGCGACGCCCGCCGCCGAGCTCGTCGAGCGGTTCGAAGGCGAGGGCGGCACCGCCGTGGTCGTCGCGATCGACGGGGCGGTCGCCGGGGTCGTCGTGCTCGCCGACACGCTCAAGCCCTCCTCGGCCGAAGCGATCGCGCGCTTCCGGGCGCTCGGTCTCGACCCCGTGCTGCTCACGGGCGACAACGAGGGCGCCGCAGCGTCGGTGGCTGCCCAGCTCGGCATCGACGAGGTCTACGCGGCGGTGACTCCCGCCGGCAAGCTCGAGGTGATCCGCGAGCTGCAGGCCGCGGGGCACGTGGTCGCGATGGTCGGCGACGGTGTCAACGACGCCGCCGCGCTCGCCGCGGCCGACCTCGGCATCGCGATGGGCGGCGGCACCGATGCGGCCATGGCGGCCAGCGACCTCACCGTGGTGAGCGGCGACCTGCTCGTCGTCGCCGACGCGATCCGGCTCGCGCGCCGCACGCTGCGGACGATCATCGGCAACCTGTTCTGGGCGTTCGGCTACAACGTGGCGGCGATCCCCGTCGCGATGCTCGGTCTGCTCAACCCGCTGCTCGCCGGGCTCGCGATGGCGTTCTCGAGCGTGTTCGTGGTGACGAACTCGTTGCGGCTGCGCGGCTTCCGCCCCGCACCGCGCTAG
- a CDS encoding DUF305 domain-containing protein produces MIIASPRPGRRTTVVAALSAATLILTGCVTITSGGMHGSGDLPEDVNAADVMFVQMMIPHHEQAIEMADLVLDTPGVDPAVVTLATQIMAAQGPEIEQMEQWLDDWGMPAMPGGHGGHGGMDGMLSEEELQRLDDAEGEEATRLFLEGMIEHHEGAIDMADDVIDDGENAAVRELADTIIVTQQAEIDLMRDLLAAR; encoded by the coding sequence ATGATCATCGCAAGCCCGCGGCCTGGCCGTCGAACGACGGTGGTCGCAGCCCTGAGCGCCGCCACCCTCATCCTGACCGGGTGCGTCACGATCACGTCGGGCGGCATGCATGGTTCCGGTGACCTGCCGGAGGACGTCAATGCCGCCGACGTGATGTTCGTGCAGATGATGATCCCGCACCACGAGCAGGCCATCGAGATGGCCGATCTCGTGCTCGACACCCCGGGCGTCGATCCGGCCGTCGTCACGCTCGCCACGCAGATCATGGCGGCGCAGGGGCCGGAGATCGAGCAGATGGAGCAGTGGCTCGACGACTGGGGTATGCCCGCGATGCCCGGTGGCCACGGCGGTCACGGGGGCATGGACGGCATGCTCTCGGAGGAGGAGCTGCAGCGTCTCGATGATGCGGAGGGCGAGGAGGCCACGCGCCTCTTCCTCGAGGGCATGATCGAGCACCACGAGGGGGCCATCGACATGGCCGACGACGTCATCGACGACGGCGAGAACGCCGCCGTGCGCGAACTGGCCGACACGATCATCGTGACCCAGCAGGCCGAGATCGACCTCATGCGCGACCTGCTCGCCGCGCGCTGA
- a CDS encoding heavy-metal-associated domain-containing protein — protein sequence METTNRLDLLTGAPLGAVDSAGGCCGGGGACMCSSGAATERIPHDRVVTDPIGEHVAAAPSTDAGTEFLVTGMTCGHCVASVTEEVGAIAGVQSVDVVLKKGGASRVTVHADGPVDTEAVRAAVEEAGYQLA from the coding sequence ATGGAGACGACGAACCGACTCGACCTTCTCACCGGCGCGCCCCTCGGCGCTGTGGATTCCGCGGGCGGCTGCTGCGGCGGGGGCGGAGCGTGCATGTGCAGCTCCGGCGCCGCCACCGAGCGCATTCCCCACGACCGGGTCGTCACCGATCCGATCGGTGAGCACGTCGCGGCCGCCCCGTCGACGGATGCGGGCACTGAGTTCCTCGTCACCGGCATGACCTGCGGGCACTGCGTCGCGAGTGTCACGGAGGAGGTCGGCGCGATCGCCGGCGTGCAGAGCGTCGACGTCGTGCTGAAGAAGGGCGGCGCCTCGCGCGTCACCGTGCACGCGGACGGCCCGGTCGACACCGAGGCCGTGCGCGCCGCCGTCGAGGAGGCCGGCTACCAGCTGGCCTGA
- a CDS encoding DEAD/DEAH box helicase, giving the protein MTSPDAAPSADADATPTLTFADLGLGDAVLKALRDVGYETPSAIQAATIPTLLAGRDVVGLAQTGTGKTAAFALPIVDRLDATQKTPQALVLAPTRELALQVCEAFEKYAAHLRGVHVLPVYGGQAYGVQLSALRRGVHVVVGTPGRIMDHLAKGTLDLSALKYLVLDEADEMLKMGFAEDVETILAETPVDKQVALFSATMPPAIRRIAQQHLRDAEEITVKTTTTTSANTTQRYLVVSYAQKVDALTRILEVENFDGLIVFVRTKNETEALAEKLRARGYSAAAISGDVAQAQRERTVNQLKAGKLDILVATDVAARGLDVDRISHVVNFDIPVDTESYVHRIGRTGRAGRSGAAISFITPRERRLLDAIEKATRQPLTEMRLPSVEDINTTRLARFDDAITAALGQAERIAEFRDIVAHYVEHHDVAELDVAAALALVAQGDTPLLLSEEEERAARADERRARDARSDRDGGASRGASGDDARGERRPRRDSGSFAKYRIEVGRRHRVEPRQIVGAIANEGGLGRDDFGAIQILSDFSIVELPADLSPAVLKKLAGTRISGKLIEIQPDRGRPGRRPRERG; this is encoded by the coding sequence ATGACGTCGCCCGATGCAGCCCCGTCGGCCGACGCCGACGCGACCCCCACCCTCACCTTCGCCGACCTCGGGCTCGGCGATGCCGTCCTCAAGGCGCTGCGCGACGTCGGCTACGAGACGCCGTCGGCGATCCAGGCCGCGACGATTCCGACCCTGCTCGCCGGCCGCGACGTCGTCGGCCTCGCCCAGACGGGCACAGGCAAGACTGCCGCGTTCGCCCTGCCGATCGTCGACCGACTGGATGCGACGCAGAAGACCCCGCAGGCCCTCGTGCTCGCACCCACGCGCGAGCTCGCCCTGCAGGTGTGCGAGGCGTTCGAGAAGTACGCCGCCCACCTGCGCGGGGTGCACGTGCTGCCGGTGTACGGCGGGCAGGCCTACGGCGTGCAGCTCTCGGCGCTGCGCCGCGGCGTGCACGTCGTCGTCGGCACGCCCGGCCGCATCATGGATCACCTCGCGAAGGGCACGCTCGACCTGAGCGCCCTCAAGTACCTCGTGCTCGACGAGGCCGACGAGATGCTCAAGATGGGCTTCGCGGAGGACGTCGAGACGATCCTCGCCGAGACCCCGGTCGACAAGCAGGTCGCCCTGTTCTCGGCGACCATGCCGCCGGCGATCCGCCGCATCGCGCAGCAGCACCTCCGCGACGCGGAGGAGATCACGGTGAAGACCACCACGACGACCTCGGCGAACACGACCCAGCGCTACCTCGTGGTGTCCTATGCACAGAAGGTCGATGCTCTGACGCGCATTCTCGAGGTCGAGAACTTCGACGGCCTCATCGTGTTCGTGCGCACCAAGAACGAGACCGAGGCGCTCGCCGAGAAGCTGCGGGCCCGCGGCTACTCGGCCGCGGCGATCAGCGGCGACGTCGCGCAGGCGCAGCGCGAGCGCACGGTCAACCAGCTGAAGGCGGGCAAGCTCGACATCCTCGTCGCGACCGACGTCGCCGCGCGTGGGCTTGACGTCGATCGCATCAGCCACGTCGTCAACTTCGACATCCCCGTCGACACCGAGTCGTACGTGCACCGCATCGGCCGCACGGGCCGGGCGGGTCGCTCAGGTGCGGCCATCAGCTTCATCACCCCGCGCGAGCGCCGACTGCTCGACGCGATCGAGAAGGCGACCCGCCAGCCCCTCACCGAGATGCGTCTGCCGAGCGTGGAGGACATCAACACCACGCGCCTCGCCCGCTTCGACGATGCGATCACGGCCGCCCTCGGGCAGGCCGAGCGCATCGCCGAGTTCCGCGACATCGTCGCCCACTACGTCGAGCACCACGACGTGGCCGAGCTCGATGTCGCCGCGGCGCTCGCGCTCGTGGCGCAGGGCGACACCCCGCTGCTGCTCTCCGAAGAGGAGGAGCGCGCCGCGCGCGCTGACGAGCGACGGGCGCGGGATGCCCGCTCCGACCGCGACGGCGGCGCGAGCCGCGGCGCATCGGGCGATGATGCTCGCGGCGAGCGTCGTCCGCGCCGCGACTCCGGCTCGTTCGCGAAGTACCGCATCGAGGTCGGCCGGCGGCACCGCGTCGAGCCGCGCCAGATCGTCGGCGCGATCGCCAATGAGGGCGGGCTCGGCCGCGACGACTTCGGCGCGATCCAGATTCTCTCGGACTTCTCGATCGTGGAGCTGCCCGCCGACCTGTCGCCTGCCGTTCTGAAGAAGCTGGCCGGCACGCGCATCAGCGGCAAGCTCATCGAGATCCAGCCCGACCGCGGCCGGCCGGGGCGCCGTCCGCGCGAGCGCGGTTAG
- a CDS encoding lycopene cyclase family protein, whose amino-acid sequence MTALPLVTDEPYDLVILGAGCAGLSLAARMAQGDGDLRVAVIDPRTDHGDDRSWSFWHHDHHELRSIVAHEWSGWTYRGLDGRAATHRVPGVTYQYIRGIDFYRWALDAIATDPRITLHLGVGAHELAGVTLDDGGDGVRVTTDAGPVLARRVVDTRPQRTRALLYQCFSGVEIEHGGRLATDADAVGLMTRMRSGAEGLGFVYVLPLSSTRALVEWTRFSPTPLPLDEVAAERDAELAALGLGDAVVVREEQGILPMGRLDAPTAPLAGVALAGNAGGALRDASGYAFLRIQRWATRCAAALARGEAPPAHPREPWVRRQMDRIFLQALRAHPERSADYFLAMATRVPPRRLLRFLTDRASAGDLASIILSLPLLPFLAQLPDRRERLVAAASAAVAQRVAR is encoded by the coding sequence ATGACCGCGCTGCCGCTCGTGACCGACGAGCCGTACGACCTGGTGATCCTCGGCGCGGGCTGCGCGGGGCTCTCGCTCGCGGCACGGATGGCGCAGGGTGACGGCGACCTGCGGGTCGCCGTGATCGACCCGCGCACCGATCACGGCGACGACCGCAGCTGGAGCTTCTGGCACCACGACCACCACGAACTGCGCAGCATCGTCGCCCACGAGTGGAGCGGCTGGACCTACCGCGGCCTCGACGGCCGTGCGGCGACCCACCGCGTGCCGGGCGTGACGTACCAGTACATCCGCGGCATCGACTTCTACCGCTGGGCGCTCGACGCGATCGCGACCGACCCGCGCATTACCCTTCACCTCGGCGTCGGGGCGCACGAGCTTGCAGGGGTCACCCTCGACGACGGCGGCGACGGGGTGCGCGTCACGACCGACGCGGGCCCGGTGCTCGCGCGCCGGGTCGTCGACACCCGCCCGCAGCGCACCCGCGCGCTGCTCTACCAGTGCTTCAGCGGCGTCGAGATCGAGCATGGGGGCAGACTCGCGACCGACGCCGACGCGGTCGGCCTGATGACCCGCATGCGCAGTGGCGCCGAGGGCCTCGGCTTCGTGTACGTGCTCCCCCTCAGCTCAACGCGTGCGCTCGTGGAGTGGACGCGCTTCAGCCCGACTCCCCTGCCGCTCGACGAGGTCGCGGCCGAGCGCGACGCCGAGCTTGCCGCCCTCGGGCTGGGCGACGCGGTCGTCGTGCGGGAGGAGCAGGGCATCCTGCCGATGGGTCGACTGGATGCTCCCACCGCGCCCCTCGCCGGCGTCGCGCTCGCCGGCAACGCCGGCGGCGCTCTGCGCGACGCCTCGGGGTACGCGTTCCTCCGCATCCAGCGCTGGGCGACGCGGTGCGCGGCGGCCCTCGCGCGCGGGGAGGCCCCGCCCGCGCACCCGCGCGAGCCCTGGGTGCGGCGGCAGATGGACAGGATCTTCCTGCAGGCGCTGCGCGCACATCCCGAGCGCTCGGCCGACTACTTCCTGGCGATGGCGACCCGCGTGCCGCCGCGCCGCCTGCTGCGCTTCCTCACCGACCGCGCGTCGGCCGGCGACCTCGCGAGCATCATCCTGAGCCTGCCGCTGCTGCCGTTCCTGGCGCAGCTGCCCGACCGGCGCGAGCGGCTCGTAGCGGCGGCGAGCGCCGCGGTGGCGCAGCGGGTCGCGCGGTGA